The genomic stretch ATTCGCGAAACCATCCTTGGTGTACAGGAGAAGGCAGGCTTCATCCCGAATGTGTTCCTGACCCTCGCACACCGCCCGGAAGAGTTTCGCGCCTTCATGGCCTACCACGACACGCTGATGGAAAAGGACAGCGGTCTGACCAAGGCGGACCGCGAGATGATCATCGTCGCCACGTCCAACGACAACGGCTGTCAGTATTGCGTGGTCGCACATGGCGCGATCCTGCGCATCCGCGCCAAGGACCCGCTGATCGCCGATCAGGTGGCGGTGAACTACCGCAAAGCGGATATCACGCCGCGCCAGAACGCGATGCTGGACTTCGCCATGAAGGTGTCGAAGGACGCACAGGCGATTTGCGATGCCGATTTCGAACACCTGCGGACGCATGGGTTTACAGATGAAGATATCTGGGACATCGCCGGTGTGACGGCATTCTTCGGCCTGTCCAACCGGATGGCAAATTTCACCTCGATGCGGCCGAACGCGGAATTCTACACCATGAGAAGATAGACGCCCCGGCGGCGGGGCGCCCGTATCTCGCTACAGCGCCTCGCCCCTGCGTATCGCTTCCTCGATTTCCGCGATCTCTTTCGCGTCCAGCCCGTAGTCGCGGGCGGCTGTCTCGGCGGAAATGTAGCCGCGTGCAAAGTCGCGCCGGACCAAAGCCTTGTCACGGCTTTGGGGGTCGCCGTAGCCCGCGCCACCAGGGAAAGCCATGACGACCTTCCTGCCATGCGGGACAAACTGCTTGCCCTTCACGCGCATTTCCGTGCCATCGTCCAATGCGATGGTGGTGGGCGCACCGTTCAGGCCGCCGCGACTGCCCCGTGCCGGATGCTGGCCGCGGTCGAACATGGCCTGAATGTCGAATTCATGCCCTTCCATCGCGCCCACTTCCATGAACTGCCCCAGCCCGCCGCGCGTGCGGCCCGCGCCGCCGCTGTCGGGGCGCAGTTCCTTGCGCCAGATGATGACAGGGCCTGCGTGCTCGGTCGCCTCGATCGGCATGGTCATCACACCGGAGGGGAAGGCCGTCGCGTTCAGCCCGTCGAACTCTGGCCGCGCCCCTGACCCGCCGGAGTTGAAGGTCAGCACCTCGGACCGCCGCGCATCCGCCGGGGCAGGCGCATCGGACCGGGGCCGAAGCGAGACCTGGAAATTGCACAGACAGCCCGCGCCCTCTGCCGGAACAAGTCCGGGCACGATCTTGTCAAAGGCGTTGAACACCGTGTCCGGTACGAAGTGCCCGACGATGTGCCGCAGCGCGACAGGTGCGGGGTGCACCGCGTTGACGATGGTGTTCTCCGGCGCTTCGATCTCGAAAGGGGCCAGCGAGGCATGGTTGTTCGGAATCTCAGGCGCAATCGCCACTTTCAGCGCATAACAGGCATAGGCCTTGGTGTAGACCAGCGGACAGTTGATGCCCTTCTTGTCCAGCCCGCTTGTGCCGGTGAAATCCGACACGATCCGGTCTTCATGCACTGTAACCCGGACCTTCAGCGTGATCGGCACATCGAAGCCGTCAACGGTCATCTCGCCCTCCGCCGAGGTGCGGGGCAGGGCGGTGATCCGTTCCAGCGTGGCGCGACGGGAATTATCGAGGATGAATTCGGCGATCCCTTCCAGATCAGCGAGTTCGAATTCCGTCATCATCTCGATCAGCCGGCGATGGCCGATCTCGTTGCAGGTGGCCAGCGCATACATGTCGCCGATCAGCTGGTCGGGTTCGCGAACGTTGCCGCGCACGATACGGATCAGCGTCTCGTCCACCTCGCCACGTTCGGCAAACTTCATGATGGGAAGATACAAACCCTCCTCGTAGATGCTCGCCGCATCGGCGCCAAAGCCACGACCGCCAATATCGACGATATGAGCGGTGCAGGCGAAGAAACCGACAAGAACGCCGTTGTGAAAGGACGGCGTGACCATGGTGATGTCGTGCAGGTGGCCGGTGCCTTCCCAGGGGTCGTTGGTCAGGTACACGTCCCCCTCGAACATGTTCTGGCGGCCGATCCGCCGGATGAAATGCGCCACCGCGTCGGCCATGGCATTGACGTGCCCCGGTGTCCCCGTCACCGCCTGCGCCAGCATCCGGCCATGGGTGTCATAAACCCCCGCCGACAGATCGCCCGCCTCGCGAACGCTGGTGGAGAAGGCCGTGCGGACCAGCGCCTGCGCCTGTTCCTCGACGACCGAGATCAGGCGGTTCCACATCACCTGGAAAGAGACATTGGAATGTTTGGTTGCCATCGGTCAGGCTCCTTTCAGGACAATGTCGATGCAGCCGTCGGGCCGTTGAACGGCGGCGCGGCTGTCGGGAATGATGATGGTGGTTTCGTCTTCGGTCATCGCGGCGGGGCCTTGAACGGCATGGCCGGGTTTCAGGCCCGCCCGTTCAACAACCTGCGCCGCGATGAAGGCCCCCAGGCCCGCGTCGAAAAGCTGCCGTGTGCCGCTGGAGTCTGCCGCGACCTGGTCTTTGCCGATCTCGACCGGCGCCACCTTTTCCGGCGGTGTCGTGGCATTCACCGACCAGACCGTGATTTCGATATCCATGCCGGAAACCGTGCGCCCGAAGAGCTTGGCGTATTCTTCTTCGAACCGCGCAAGGAAGGTGTCGGCGTCCGGGGTCATCGCCTGCGCCTCGGTCAGGTCAATGGGGATTTCCCAGCCCTGTCCGGCGTACCGCATGTAGACCTTGAACTCTGCCTGGATCGGGCTGACCTCATCGCAGGTCCGCACGAAACCGGTGGCCTCGTCCCGCAGCTCGGTCAGCAGATCGCGGATGACGGTTTCGTCAAAGTCGCTCAGCCGCATGTAGACGGAGCGGTTGGCCTCGAAGCTGAAAGGCGCGCGCAGGAAACCGATGGCCGACCCCACACCGGCGCCGGGCGGCACGATCAGGCGGGACACGCCCAGCTTCTCGCACAGCCGACCGGCGTGCAGGGGGGCCGCGCCGCCAAAGGCGATCATCGTGTATTCCGACAGATCTTCGCCGTTCTCGACCGCATGAACCCGCGCGGCGTTGGCCATGTTCTCGTCCACCATCTCGGCGACGCCAAAGGCGGCCTCGACGGCCTCCATGTCGAGCTCGCTGCCGATGTGGGCATTCAGGGCATCATGGGACTGCGTTGTATCGAGCTTGATCGACCCACCCGCGAAATTGTCGGGGTCCAGCTTGCCCAGAACCAGGTCGGCATCGGTTACTGCAGGCCGGTCACCGCCGCGCCCGTAGCAGGCAGGGCCCGGTTCGGACCCGGCGCTTTCCGGCCCGACGCGGATCTGGCGCATCGTATCCACATGCGCCAGCGACCCGCCGCCCGCCCCGATCTCGACCATGTCGATCACCGGGATCGAAATCGGCATGCCGGAGCCCTTCTTGAACCGGTAAGTCCGCGCAACCTCGAACACGCGGCTGGTCTTGGGCGTCTGGTTCTTGATCAGGCAGATCTTGGCGGTGGTGCCGCCCATGTCAAAGCTCAGCACCTTGTCCAGCCCGTACCGCGCCGCGATATGCGCCGCAAAGACAGCGCCACCGGCAGGGCCGCTTTCGACCAGACGCACGGGGAAGTCGGCCGCATTCTGAATGGAGATAATTCCACCCCCCGAATGCATCAGGAAAATGCGGCAATCGACGCCCTCATCTCGCAAACGGTCTTCGAGACGGCCCAGATAAGAGGCCATCAGCGGCTTGATGAAGGCGTTGGCAACCACCGTGTTGAAACGTTCGTATTCCCGCATCTGGGGCGACACTTCGGCAGAAATCGACACCGCCACATCAGGCAGGCGTTCGGCCAGAACATCGCGGATCAGGCGTTCGTGATCCGGGTTCAGATAGGAGTGGATCAAACCGACCGCGACGCTTTCGACTTTGGCTTCCGCGATCCGGTCGGCAACCGCTTCGACCGCCGCGCGATCAAGCGGGATCATGACCTCGCCGCGGGCATTCACACGCTCGGGCACCGTGAACCGCATCTGGCGCGGCAACAACGGCTCGGGCAGGGTCAGGTTCAGATCGTATTGTTCGAACCGGCTTTCCGTCCGCATCTCAATCACGTCCCGGAACCCTTCCGTCGTGATCAGGGCGGTTTTCGCACCGCGCCGTTCAATCAGCGCGTTTGTCGCCAGGGTCGTGCCGTGGATGATCTGCCCGATATCGGCGGGCGAAATTCCGGCCTTGGCACAGACCTGGTGCATCCCGTCGATGATCGCGTTTTCGGGAGCTGCATAGGTGGTCAGCACCTTGGTGGAATATTGCACGCCGCCTTTTTCCAGGACAACGTCGGTAAAGGTCCCGCCGATGTCGACGCCAAGACGATTTGTTGCTAACTTCATTCTGTCTCTCTCTCACGATCGTGCAAAAGGATGGGCCTTGCCCCCTCCCGCCTGCGTCCTTGCCTTCGCCGACGCGGTGGTGTGGGCATGCCAAGTCTTTACATAGCGGGCAGATCAGGACAAATTTTTATATCTTCTATGGGTGATAAGGTTTCTTGATCGAATCTTCCCAGTCCGATGCCGTCTCTACCGCATATCCGGCGGCGACCGAGACGAACCTCGGGACGCGGCTGTCGTCGAAACACGCGCGAAACTCAAGCGCGGTCGGCAGCCAGTCGGTGGTGACTTCGACCAGGCTTCCGGCCTTGAGCTGATCGCGGACAAGGGCGATGGGCAAAAGGGCGAAGCCCACGCCGTCAATCGCCATCTGAACGCAGGAGGCAAGGCTGCTGGAGTAGACGATCTGATCCGTCGCCAGCTTTTCGGCTTCGGCGAATCTGGCCAGTTCCCGCGTGGCCAACGTGTGCCTGCCGTGGGTAAGAACCGGAGATTTCAGCAGGGCGGTCATCGACGTGTTCCCGGCGTTGATCCCCGTCAGCCCCGGCGCCGCAATCCAGGCATAGGGATAGGTGCGAAGCGGCAGGGAGTTACCGATGTCCGGCCCCGACGATCCGACGAGCAGCGCCAGATCAACCTGGCCCGCCGCCAGTTGCTTTTCGATCTCGGTGGACAGGCCCACCTCCAGTTCGACGCCGACCGACGGATAGACCTCGCGGAACCGGCGCAGAAAGGCATGCAACCAGGTGCAGGCGATCAGCTCAGTCACCCCAAGCCGCAGCCGGTCCTCCACCAGGTCCCGCCGCTCTGCCGCTTCCAGAAAGGCCTCCGCGTTCCACAACACCTGCCGCGCAGAGACCAACAGCGTCTTGCCCTGGTCCGTCAACCGCACGGAGCCCGCGTCGCGATGCATGAGAATGATGCCAAGACTGTCCTCCAGAGAGGATATCCGGCTGGAAATATTCGGCTGTGTCGTGCCGAGAATGGCCGCCGCCTTGCGAAAGGACCCCATGTCAACGACGCCAACAAAGGCTTCCAGTTGCTTCAGGGTGATACGGCTTTTTATCATGCGCTGATACTCGATCACTATTTTGGATCGTCTGTCAACATCCAGCAGATCCAATCATTCGCGTGATCGTCGCAGACGGGGCCAGGTCTATTGTCTATGCATATCTTATTATGTATGGATTTATCGTCGGGCTTTGCGCCCTGTACAACAACACAAAAGATCCAAGGCCGATCTGACCGCCGGATTGACCGAATTAAACGTGAGAACCGCTGATGACCGTGACCTTCAAGGACGTCAAGGCCGACCTGCTGGACCAGATTGCCCGCGGCGCGCTTCAACCGGGCAGCCTGATTCCGGGTGAGACGGACCTGGCCGAAAAGTACGGCTGCGCGAGAGCCACGGTCAACCGGGCGATGCGCGAACTGGCGGAGGAGGGCATCGTCGAACGCAAACGCAAGGCAGGCACCCGCGTTCGCATGTCACCGATCCGTCATGCGCGGTTTTCGATCCCCATCGTGCGCGAAGAGATCGAGGCAAGCGGCGCGGTTTACCGGTATGCCCTGATCGAACACCATAAGCAGGAGGCGCCGGATTGGCTGCGCGGACGCTTGGCGCTGGCGAGTGGCCAGATGGCCGTGCATGTGATCTGTATGCACTGGGCCGACGGAATTCCGTACCAGCACGAAGACCGATGGATAAACCCAGAGATCGTGCCGAGCGTATTGGAGGCCGATTTTTCGGTCAGCAGTCCGAACGAATGGTTGCTGTCCGAGGTGCCGTTTTCGAACGCCGAAATCTGCTTTACAGCGGTTGAGGCCGATCGGGACCTTGCGGATCACCTGGGCTGCATTCCCGGCAATGCCTTGTTCCGCACGGAACGCACGACATGGTTGCGCGACGGGGCGATCACACTTGTGCGCCTGACCAACCGGCCCGGGCATCGGATGACCACGAGGTATTAAATCTCCGGGGGGCGGGGTCACACCCTCGTCGTCTATGTCATGGCGTTGACTGTTATTGCCCCGGTTCCGGGTCCCGGCGTCGTTCCATCCTGTCGATCCAGGTCACGATCCACGGAATGTTCGGCATGAAGATGAAGATCCGGGTCAGCTGAAAAGCCGTGACCAGTGCCAGGTCGATGCCCAGGAACTTGGCCGTCAGGGCCATTTCCGTGACTCCCCCAGGAGCCAGGCCCAGCACCAGCACTTCCCAGTCGAGCCCCGTCATCGCCGCGAGGGCGACGCCCAGTGCGGACACCACGGAAAGCAGCATCAGGGTGCCGACAGCTGTTGTGACTGCAAGGCGCCTGCCATTTACAAGCAGTTCCCGGCGGAACGTACTGCCGAGCCAAGTGCCCAGCACGACCTGCGCGGCTGAAAGGATCACCGGCGGGAAGGCGGTGGGATGCAGGCCGGAGGCGGCAGCCACCGCGGAAAAGGCGAGTGGTCCAAGGAAATAGGGATTTGACAGGCGCAGCTTCTTGAAAGTCAGCGCGCCGCCGATTGCCAGCAGCGCGAGAAAGCCGTTGCCCAGCAGATCGAAGGTGCCGCCTCTGACCATGCCGCTGCGGTCTGGCCAGCCCTCGACGATATAGACTGACAGCGGCACGAGAATGACCACGGCGGCGATTCGCATGGTCTGCGCCAGCACGACCGGCGCGGGATCGGCACCAACCTTTTCGGCCATGACCGCCGCTTCGACCGGGCTGGTCGGAAAGGTGGCAAGGAAGGCATGCGACAACCGCAGATGTGACATGCGGGCGATGATCACGGCGACCCCGCCTGCCAGAGCCGCGGTTGCAAGCGCCGCGCCGACCAGCAGCGGGGCCAGCGACAGCAAGGCCGCGAGCGCCGCGGGCGTGAAGGCAAGCCCGACTTGGGCGGCAATCGTCATCTGACCGAAGGGCCGGGTTTTTACCGGCACGCGCGCCGTCATCAGGCCGCTCATATAGGCAGTGGCCGACAGGATCAGCGGCCCGATCATCCAAGGCAGCGGCACCCCGAGGTGCGAAAAGAGCCAGCCGACTGCGATGGCCAGGAGATAGAGGGCGCTCAGGGCAAAGCCTTGGGTCACGCGCGAGGACAAGAGGGCGGGTCCTTTCTGCTGGGCCGCAACTGCATGGCAGGGGCAGGGCGGCAATCGGTCAACTCGTGGGTATCGCCCCAGGCTGACAAAGCAAAGGGGCGGAAAGGTGCGGAGACCGGATGCGCACGGTTCTTCAGGTATTTGCAGGAAAGCCCCTCGGGTTAACTTTTGATTGGGGCGGGCGGAGGTCCGGTTCTGCTTCACACCGGGACCATCCGGACGAAGCCATGAACCGCGCGGTCGACATCTTCGGCGCAGTCGACATTCACGGAATATCCACCGGGCAGAGATTGATGGACGCACGATCGTACCGGCTCGTGCCCCCGTCGGGCATCACAAAACTAACGTTTTTTCTGCGCCGACCAATACGCCTGGCTCTCTGCCCGGACGGTCTCGTAAGATCTGATTCGTTCCCGGGCGGTCTCGCCTCCGGCCACGACCAGTTGCGCGATGAGCGCCTCGATCAGCGCCATGGCACCGGCGTAGCATCCGAAATGATGCGGCGACAGGGTAGAGGCGGTCAGGGTTTCGTCGGCGCTGAAGTCCGGTGCGACGATTGCGCTGTCGGATATCATTATTAATTTCAGACCCTTCCGGCGCGCCAGCTTGCAGGCTTCGATGGTTTCGCGGGAATAGGGTGTAAACGTCAAGGCGATCAACACATCGTCCGGCGTGGCGTCGTGCAATTCGTCGACCGGGCTGTTCATATGCCGCGGGATCAGCTGCAGCGACGGCAGCGCCATCCGCCCCACGTAATGCAGGTAATAGGCCAGCGCGTAGGTCGCCCGCACCGCAGTCAGGTAGACGGTGGGTGCGCCCATCAGCATGCCGACGACCCTCTGCATCTGTGCGGCATCCTGCAGTTCCATCGTTCGCTGCACGATTCCCATGCTGTTGAGCGAGGCGTCGGCCTGGATACTCCCGATCTCTCCTCCTTCGCGCAGACGTTGGACCCAGGCGGGGGTTTCCACCACGACAGCCGCCGACACCAGTGCCTGCCGGAACGGTTCGCGCATCTCGTCGTAGCCGCCGAAGCCCAGCCGTTCGGCCAGCCGGACAAGGGTATATGTGCTGACCCCGGCTTTCTTCGCCGTCTGCCGGATCGGGTCCAGTCCGAAATCGGAGGGATGGTCGATGACGTATTTGGCGCCCGTCCGCAGCCCCCTGGGCAAGTTCGGAATTTCATCCCTGAGGGTCGCGAGAATGCGGTTTCTAAGGGTAGGGTCCATCTGAACTGATGTCTCCACGAAGGAACATTCGTTATTTTTCCTGACCGTTGACGCAAATCGTTTTTGACGCAAGGGTCATTGCAGAAATGCGGACCCGAAAGACGCAGAATGAGAGCCTGAACCATGACCCGACCCTTTATCATGGTCGCGCCGAACGGCGCGCGGCGCGACAGGGCGGATCACCCCGCCGTGCCCGTCACCATGGACCAGATCGCCGCGACCGCCGTGGCCTGTGCCGCTGCCGGTGCCGACGCCCTGCACCTGCATGTGCGCGACGACGCGGGACAGCATTCGCTTGACGCGGGGCGTTACCTTGAAACGCTTGCCGAGGTCGCCGCCAAGGCGCCCGACCTGCGGCTGCAGATCACGACAGAGGCGGGCGGCACGTTCGACGTGGCAGCGCAGCTGGCCTGTCTTGCAGCGGTGAAACCCGGTTGGGCCTCCATCTCGGTGCGTGAGATCGCGCGCGACCCGACGCTGGCGGCACGGGTCTATGGCACCTGTGCCGACAATGGGACCGAGGTGCAGCATATCCTGTACGACACGGACGACATCGCGCAGCTGAAACGCTGGCAGGCCGACGGCACAGTGCGGGCCGGTCAGGACGCCGTGCTCTTTGTGCTGGGCCGCTACACACCGGGCCAGGTCTCGACCTCCGACGACCTGCGCCCGTTCCGCGATGCCCTGCCCGAAGCGACGGACTGGATGGTCTGTGCCTTTGGCCCTCAGGAACACGACTGCCTGCTCGCCGCGGCGCGTGCAGGCGGCGCCCTGCGCGTCGGGTTCGAAAACAGCCTGACCGATCATTGCAACCGACCCCATCGCGACAACGCCGCTTCGGTCGCGGCGCTGCGTTCCTTGTTGGAGAACCATCTGTCATGACGCACAGCCACGTCTTCCCCCGCCATTGCCACGCCGAGTTTCCGACCGCTGTCGGCGGCGACGGGTGCTATCTGATTGATGCCGCCGGCAAACGCTATTTCGACGGATCCGGCGGTGCGGCGGTGTCCTGTCTCGGCCATTCAAACGACCGGGTGCGCGCGGCGATCAAGGCGCAGGTCGATCAGCTCGCCTTTGCCCATACCGGATTTTTCACCTCTGAGCCTGCCGAAGAACTGGCCGATCTGCTGATAGCCAATGCGCCGGGCGACCTGGACCGGGTCTATTTCGTCTCGGGCGGGTCCGAGGCGGTGGAAAGCGCCATCAAGCTGGCGCGCCAGTACCATGTCGAGAACGGCGCGCCGCAGCGCCGCCATCTGATCGCCCGCCGCCAGAGCTATCACGGCAACACGATCGGCGCGCTGTCGGCAGGCGGCAACGCGTGGCGACGCCAGCAATTCGGCCCCCTGCTGGTCGAGATGAGCCACATCGCGCCCTGCTATGAATACGCCGACCGCCCGGACGACGAGTCCGCCGAGGCCTACGGCCAGCGCGTCGCCAACGAACTGGAGGCCGAGATCCTGCGCCTCGGCGAGGACAGCGTCATGGCCTTCATCGCCGAGCCGGTGGTCGGTGCGACGCTCGGCGCGGTGCCTGCGGTGCCGGGATACTTCCGCCGCGTGCGCGAAGTCTGCGACCGCTACGGCGTCCTGCTGATCCTCGACGAGGTCATGTGCGGCATGGGCCGGACGGGGCACCTCTTTGCCTGCGAGGCTGACGGCGTCGCTCCGGACATCCTGTGTATCGCCAAGGGTCTCGGCGCGGGCTACCAACCGATCGGGGCGATGCTCTGCTCGGCCCGCATCTATGACACCATCGCCTGCGGTACGGGTTTTTTCCAGCACGGGCACACCTATCTCGGCCACCCGGTCGCTGTCGCCGCCGGGCTCGCCGTTGTGTCGGAACTGCTTGAGAAGGACCTGCCCGCGCGGGTGCGCGGCCTGGGCGGGCATTTGCAGAAGGCGCTTGAAAACCGGTTCGGACAGCACGCCCATGTCGGCGACATCCGTGGGCGCGGGCTGTTCCGGGGGGTCGAATTCGTGGCCGACCGCACAACGAAGGCCCCGCTCGATCCCTCCCTGGGAGTGGCGGGCAAGATCAAGAAGGCCGCCCTGGCCGAGGGGCTGATCTGCTATCCGATGCCCGGTACGCGCGACGGGCGGAATGGCGACCACGTGCTGCTGGCCCCGCCCTTCATCGCCACCGAGACCGAACTTGACGAGATGGTCGAGCGCCTCTCGCGGGCCGTGGATGCGGTGCTGTCCCCCGTCTGAAAATTTCCCGGACGGAGCCGTTGCATTGCTGGCCCTGATAACCGGCGAAGGAGTCGCGGCCCAAGACTCCCCGGCCCTGACCGTCGCCTCCCCCGCGCATTTCATGAGCCTCGATCCTGCTGTCGCCGGGGACAATTTCCTTCATCTTGGCATCGGAGAGACCCTTGTGGATGCCGACACCAATGGCCGCCTGCGGCCCGGCCTGGCGACGGACTGGTCCGTGTCGGACGACGCGCTGCGCTGGACCTTCACGCTGCGAGACGGCGTGCGCTTCCATGACGACACCATGATGGACGCAGACACGGTCAAAGCCGCGCTGGACCGTGCGGTTTCCATGCCGGGCGTATTGGACAAGGCCCCGATCGCCGACATTCGGGCCGACGGCAATACGATCGTCGTCGGGTTGAACGAACCCTTCGCCGCGCTGCCCGCGATGCTGGCGCATTCGTCGACGGTCATCTTCGCGCCTTCGTCATTCGACGGCGATACCGCTGTGGGTTCGGTTGGCACGGGGCCGTTCCGCATGACTGGCTACGCTCCGCCGCAAAGCCTCGACGCGAAGCGGTTCGACGGCTATTGGGGCGAGAAGGCAAATTTGGAGAGCTTCCGGTATCTTTCGGCCAGCCGCGCCGAGACACGGGCGCTGATGGCCGAAAGCGGGGATGCCGATCTTGTGTTCACGCTTGACCCCGCCGGGTTCCGACGTCTGCAATCCGTTGATGGAGTAGAGACAGCAGCGGTGCCGATCCCCCGCACGACCATCATCAAGGTGAATGCAGGCCATCCTTTCCTTGATGCGCCCGAAGCTCGACAGGCGCTCAGCCTGGCGATTGATCGGGCCGGGATCGCGGCGGGAATCATGCGTTTTCCCGACAGCGGTGCCAATCAGCTGTTTCCGCCCGCGCTGGCGGGCTGGCACGTCGACGGTATGGAGCCGCTGGTCACCGACGTCGACCGCGCAAAATCGCTGCTGGCTGAACTGGGTTGGACACCAGGGTCCGACGGCATCCTGACCCGCGAGGGGGAACGCTTTGCGCTGACGCTGCGCACCTATCCCGATCGGCCGGAGCTGCCGCTGATCGGCGCGGCGCTTCAGGATCAATGGCGGGCCATTGGTATTGACCTGACCGTATCGGTCAGCAACTTCTCGGAAATCCCGCAGGGTGACCAGGACGGTTCGCTCGACGTGGCGCTTTATGCGCGAAACTTCGGTCTGATTCCCGATCCCATCGGCATCGTGATCCAGGACTACGGCACCGGCGGCGGTGACTGGGGGACGATGAACTGGGACCGGCCCGACGTGGCCGAGGCGGTGACGCGGATCTCGCGGGTTGCCGACCTGGCGGAACGGCAGGCGGATATCGACACCGTCGCCCGCGCATTGCAGGAGGATCTGCCTGTGATCCCAGTGCTCTGGTATCAGCAGACTGTGGCCTGGTCCGGCGATCTGCGCGGGGTCGTGATAGACCCGCTGGAACGGACATACGGCCTGTCTCAGATTTCCCGTGCCGACTGACCGACCGGACCGATCAGCCAAAAGGGCAAAGCCATGAAATCTTTCTCTGCAGGCCTCGGTGGCCGCGCCCTGCAGGCCTTGATCGTCGCACTGGTGGTCGGTGTGGCCAGTTTCGCCATGATGCACGCGCTGCCCGGCGACGCGGCATTCCGGATCGCCGCAGGGCGCTACGGATATGACGTTGCGGATGCGGCGGCAGCGGCGGCGGTGCGCGCCGAATTGGGCCTCGACCGGCCGATGATGGTGCAGCTGGCCGCCTGGCTGGGTGAGCTTCTGACCTTCGACCTCGGCCGTTCTTCCGTGACCGGTATGCCGATCGCGACAGAGCTGGGACATCTTTCGTCCAATTCCTTCGTTCTCGCCCTGGCGGCTGTACTGCTGTCGCTGGTGATCGCGGTGCCCATCGGACTGCTGGCGGCGGTGTCGCCCGGCGGTCTGCTGGACCGCGGCTTGCTGTGGGTCTCCATCGCATTGCGGGCCACGCCGGCCTTCGTGCTGGGGATCGCGCTGATGCTGGGACTGGCGGTACAGCTTCGGCTGACGCCGGTCGCAGGCCACGGCACGGCGGCCAACATGTTCCTGCCGACACTCACCCTGGGCATCGGTTTGGCGGCTGTATCCAGCCGGGTGGTCCGAGACGCGGTTGTTGATGTCATGCGCTCGGACCAGTTCCGCTTTGCGCGGGCGAAAGGGCTTTCCCTGCGCTCCGCCGTCGGGCGCCATGTGGTGCGCAACGCGGCGATACCGGTGGTTTCCTATGTCGGCGTGCAGTTGGCCTATTTGATCGAGGGCGTCGTGATCGTCGAGGTGCTGTTCGCCTATCCCGGCGTGGG from Sulfitobacter sp. THAF37 encodes the following:
- a CDS encoding peroxidase-related enzyme (This protein belongs to a clade of uncharacterized proteins related to peroxidases such as the alkylhydroperoxidase AhpD.): MAEKPISRYPTPTLEEMPEDIRETILGVQEKAGFIPNVFLTLAHRPEEFRAFMAYHDTLMEKDSGLTKADREMIIVATSNDNGCQYCVVAHGAILRIRAKDPLIADQVAVNYRKADITPRQNAMLDFAMKVSKDAQAICDADFEHLRTHGFTDEDIWDIAGVTAFFGLSNRMANFTSMRPNAEFYTMRR
- a CDS encoding hydantoinase B/oxoprolinase family protein, producing the protein MATKHSNVSFQVMWNRLISVVEEQAQALVRTAFSTSVREAGDLSAGVYDTHGRMLAQAVTGTPGHVNAMADAVAHFIRRIGRQNMFEGDVYLTNDPWEGTGHLHDITMVTPSFHNGVLVGFFACTAHIVDIGGRGFGADAASIYEEGLYLPIMKFAERGEVDETLIRIVRGNVREPDQLIGDMYALATCNEIGHRRLIEMMTEFELADLEGIAEFILDNSRRATLERITALPRTSAEGEMTVDGFDVPITLKVRVTVHEDRIVSDFTGTSGLDKKGINCPLVYTKAYACYALKVAIAPEIPNNHASLAPFEIEAPENTIVNAVHPAPVALRHIVGHFVPDTVFNAFDKIVPGLVPAEGAGCLCNFQVSLRPRSDAPAPADARRSEVLTFNSGGSGARPEFDGLNATAFPSGVMTMPIEATEHAGPVIIWRKELRPDSGGAGRTRGGLGQFMEVGAMEGHEFDIQAMFDRGQHPARGSRGGLNGAPTTIALDDGTEMRVKGKQFVPHGRKVVMAFPGGAGYGDPQSRDKALVRRDFARGYISAETAARDYGLDAKEIAEIEEAIRRGEAL
- a CDS encoding hydantoinase/oxoprolinase family protein → MKLATNRLGVDIGGTFTDVVLEKGGVQYSTKVLTTYAAPENAIIDGMHQVCAKAGISPADIGQIIHGTTLATNALIERRGAKTALITTEGFRDVIEMRTESRFEQYDLNLTLPEPLLPRQMRFTVPERVNARGEVMIPLDRAAVEAVADRIAEAKVESVAVGLIHSYLNPDHERLIRDVLAERLPDVAVSISAEVSPQMREYERFNTVVANAFIKPLMASYLGRLEDRLRDEGVDCRIFLMHSGGGIISIQNAADFPVRLVESGPAGGAVFAAHIAARYGLDKVLSFDMGGTTAKICLIKNQTPKTSRVFEVARTYRFKKGSGMPISIPVIDMVEIGAGGGSLAHVDTMRQIRVGPESAGSEPGPACYGRGGDRPAVTDADLVLGKLDPDNFAGGSIKLDTTQSHDALNAHIGSELDMEAVEAAFGVAEMVDENMANAARVHAVENGEDLSEYTMIAFGGAAPLHAGRLCEKLGVSRLIVPPGAGVGSAIGFLRAPFSFEANRSVYMRLSDFDETVIRDLLTELRDEATGFVRTCDEVSPIQAEFKVYMRYAGQGWEIPIDLTEAQAMTPDADTFLARFEEEYAKLFGRTVSGMDIEITVWSVNATTPPEKVAPVEIGKDQVAADSSGTRQLFDAGLGAFIAAQVVERAGLKPGHAVQGPAAMTEDETTIIIPDSRAAVQRPDGCIDIVLKGA
- a CDS encoding LysR family transcriptional regulator codes for the protein MIKSRITLKQLEAFVGVVDMGSFRKAAAILGTTQPNISSRISSLEDSLGIILMHRDAGSVRLTDQGKTLLVSARQVLWNAEAFLEAAERRDLVEDRLRLGVTELIACTWLHAFLRRFREVYPSVGVELEVGLSTEIEKQLAAGQVDLALLVGSSGPDIGNSLPLRTYPYAWIAAPGLTGINAGNTSMTALLKSPVLTHGRHTLATRELARFAEAEKLATDQIVYSSSLASCVQMAIDGVGFALLPIALVRDQLKAGSLVEVTTDWLPTALEFRACFDDSRVPRFVSVAAGYAVETASDWEDSIKKPYHP
- a CDS encoding GntR family transcriptional regulator; amino-acid sequence: MTVTFKDVKADLLDQIARGALQPGSLIPGETDLAEKYGCARATVNRAMRELAEEGIVERKRKAGTRVRMSPIRHARFSIPIVREEIEASGAVYRYALIEHHKQEAPDWLRGRLALASGQMAVHVICMHWADGIPYQHEDRWINPEIVPSVLEADFSVSSPNEWLLSEVPFSNAEICFTAVEADRDLADHLGCIPGNALFRTERTTWLRDGAITLVRLTNRPGHRMTTRY
- a CDS encoding AbrB family transcriptional regulator, producing the protein MSSRVTQGFALSALYLLAIAVGWLFSHLGVPLPWMIGPLILSATAYMSGLMTARVPVKTRPFGQMTIAAQVGLAFTPAALAALLSLAPLLVGAALATAALAGGVAVIIARMSHLRLSHAFLATFPTSPVEAAVMAEKVGADPAPVVLAQTMRIAAVVILVPLSVYIVEGWPDRSGMVRGGTFDLLGNGFLALLAIGGALTFKKLRLSNPYFLGPLAFSAVAAASGLHPTAFPPVILSAAQVVLGTWLGSTFRRELLVNGRRLAVTTAVGTLMLLSVVSALGVALAAMTGLDWEVLVLGLAPGGVTEMALTAKFLGIDLALVTAFQLTRIFIFMPNIPWIVTWIDRMERRRDPEPGQ